In Enterobacter cloacae, the following are encoded in one genomic region:
- the rpsO gene encoding 30S ribosomal protein S15, with protein sequence MSLSVEAKAKIVSEFGRGTNDSGSTEVQVALLTAQINHLQGHFAEHKKDHHSRRGLLRMVSQRRKLLDYLKRKDVARYTALIERLGLRR encoded by the coding sequence ATGTCTCTAAGCGTTGAAGCTAAAGCTAAAATCGTTTCTGAGTTTGGTCGTGGTACTAACGACAGCGGTTCTACCGAAGTTCAGGTTGCACTGCTGACTGCACAGATTAACCACCTGCAGGGTCACTTTGCAGAGCACAAAAAAGATCACCACAGCCGTCGTGGTCTGCTGCGCATGGTTTCTCAGCGTCGTAAACTGCTCGACTACCTGAAACGTAAAGATGTTGCACGTTACACCGCGCTGATCGAGCGTCTGGGTCTGCGTCGCTAA
- the argG gene encoding argininosuccinate synthase has product MTTILKHLPVGQRIGIAFSGGLDTSAALLWMRQKGAVPYAYTANLGQPDEDDYDAIPRRAKEYGAENARLIDCRKQLVAEGIAAIQCGAFHNTTGGLTYFNTTPLGRAVTGTMLVAAMKEDGVNIWGDGSTYKGNDIERFYRYGLLTNAELQIYKPWLDTDFIDELGGRHEMSEFMIACGFDYKMSVEKAYSTDSNMLGATHEAKDLEFLNSSVKIVNPIMGVKFWDENVKIQAEEVTVRFERGHPVALNGKTFSDDVELMLEANRIGGRHGLGMSDQIENRIIEAKSRGIYEAPGMALLHIAYERLLTGIHNEDTIEQYHSHGRQLGKLLYQGRWFDPQALMLRDALQRWVASAITGEVTLELRRGNDYSILNTVSDNLTYKAERLTMEKGESVFSPDDRIGQLTMRNLDITDTRAKLFNYVENGLLSASSGNGLPQVENLEHSDKK; this is encoded by the coding sequence ATGACGACGATTCTCAAGCATCTTCCGGTAGGACAACGTATTGGCATCGCTTTTTCTGGCGGCCTGGATACCAGCGCTGCACTGCTGTGGATGCGCCAAAAGGGAGCGGTTCCGTATGCATATACTGCGAACCTGGGTCAGCCGGATGAGGACGACTATGATGCAATCCCTCGTCGCGCTAAAGAGTATGGTGCAGAGAACGCACGTCTGATTGATTGCCGTAAACAGCTGGTTGCCGAAGGTATCGCGGCTATTCAGTGCGGCGCTTTCCATAACACCACCGGCGGCCTGACCTATTTCAACACGACGCCACTGGGCCGTGCCGTGACTGGCACCATGCTGGTTGCCGCCATGAAAGAAGATGGTGTTAACATCTGGGGCGACGGTAGCACTTATAAAGGTAACGATATCGAACGTTTTTATCGTTATGGTCTGTTGACCAACGCCGAGCTGCAGATTTACAAACCGTGGCTGGATACCGACTTCATCGACGAGCTGGGCGGCCGCCATGAAATGTCCGAGTTTATGATTGCCTGCGGCTTTGACTACAAGATGTCTGTTGAGAAAGCCTACTCTACCGACTCCAACATGCTGGGCGCGACACACGAAGCAAAAGATCTGGAATTCCTTAACTCCAGCGTGAAGATCGTGAACCCAATCATGGGCGTGAAGTTCTGGGACGAGAACGTCAAAATCCAGGCGGAAGAAGTGACTGTCCGCTTCGAGCGCGGCCATCCGGTTGCCCTGAACGGCAAGACCTTCTCTGACGATGTAGAACTGATGCTGGAAGCAAACCGCATCGGCGGCCGTCATGGTCTGGGTATGAGCGATCAGATTGAAAACCGTATCATCGAAGCAAAAAGCCGTGGCATCTACGAAGCCCCGGGGATGGCACTGCTGCACATCGCTTACGAACGTCTGCTGACCGGTATTCACAACGAGGACACCATTGAGCAGTATCACTCTCATGGTCGTCAGTTGGGTAAATTGCTGTATCAGGGTCGCTGGTTCGATCCGCAGGCGCTGATGCTGCGTGATGCTCTGCAACGCTGGGTGGCGAGCGCCATCACCGGTGAAGTGACTCTGGAACTGCGTCGCGGTAATGATTACTCCATCCTGAACACCGTGTCTGACAACCTGACCTATAAAGCAGAGCGTCTGACAATGGAAAAAGGCGAATCCGTGTTTTCTCCGGACGACCGTATTGGTCAGCTGACCATGCGTAACCTGGACATCACTGATACCCGTGCGAAGCTGTTCAACTACGTTGAGAATGGCCTGCTCTCTGCCAGTTCCGGTAATGGCCTGCCACAGGTTGAAAACCTGGAACACAGCGATAAGAAGTAA
- the pnp gene encoding polyribonucleotide nucleotidyltransferase produces MLNPIVRKFQYGQHTVTLETGMMARQATAAVMVSMDDTAVFVTVVGQKKAKPGQDFFPLTVNYQERTYAAGKIPGGFFRREGRPSEGETLIARLIDRPVRPLFPEGFVNEVQVIATVVSVNPQVNPDIVAMIGASAALSLSGIPFNGPIGAARVGYINDQYVLNPTQEELKESKLDLVVAGTEAAVLMVESEAELLSEDQMLGAVVFGHDQQQVVIQNINELVKEAGKPRWDWQPEAVNDALNARVAALAESRLSDAYRITDKQERYAQVDVIKSETIATLVAEDEALDANELGEILHAIEKNVVRSRVLAGEPRIDGREKDMIRGLDVRTGVLPRTHGSALFTRGETQALVTATLGTARDAQIIDELMGERTDSFLFHYNFPPYSVGETGMVGSPKRREIGHGRLAKRGVLAVMPEADKFPYTVRVVSEITESNGSSSMASVCGASLALMDAGVPIKAAVAGIAMGLVKEGDNFVVLSDILGDEDHLGDMDFKVAGSRDGISALQMDIKIEGITKEIMQVALNQAKGARLHILGVMEQAINAPRGDISQFAPRIHTIKINPDKIKDVIGKGGSVIRALTEETGTTIEIEDDGTVKIAATDGEKAKFAIRRIEEITAEIEVGRIYNGKVTRIVDFGAFVAIGGGKEGLVHISQIADKRVEKVTDYLQMGQEVPVKVLEVDRQGRIRLSIKEATEQSQPAAAPEAQAAEQQGE; encoded by the coding sequence TTGCTGAATCCGATCGTTCGTAAATTCCAGTATGGTCAGCATACCGTCACGCTGGAAACCGGCATGATGGCACGTCAGGCTACTGCTGCTGTTATGGTAAGCATGGATGACACTGCGGTATTCGTGACCGTAGTTGGCCAGAAAAAAGCAAAACCAGGTCAGGACTTCTTCCCTCTGACCGTGAACTACCAGGAGCGTACCTACGCTGCCGGTAAAATCCCGGGTGGCTTCTTCCGTCGTGAAGGCCGTCCAAGCGAAGGCGAAACCCTGATTGCGCGTCTGATTGACCGCCCGGTGCGTCCACTGTTCCCGGAAGGCTTCGTTAACGAAGTGCAGGTTATCGCGACCGTTGTTTCCGTTAACCCACAGGTTAACCCGGACATCGTGGCGATGATCGGTGCGTCCGCTGCCCTGTCTCTGTCTGGTATTCCATTCAACGGCCCAATCGGTGCTGCGCGCGTCGGTTACATCAACGACCAGTACGTACTGAACCCAACGCAGGAAGAGCTGAAAGAAAGTAAGCTGGACCTGGTGGTTGCAGGTACTGAAGCAGCGGTTCTGATGGTTGAATCCGAAGCTGAACTGCTGAGCGAAGACCAGATGCTGGGTGCTGTGGTATTTGGCCACGACCAGCAGCAGGTTGTTATCCAGAACATCAACGAACTGGTGAAAGAAGCCGGTAAACCACGTTGGGACTGGCAGCCAGAAGCGGTTAACGACGCGCTGAATGCACGCGTTGCGGCACTGGCAGAATCTCGTCTGAGCGATGCTTACCGCATCACCGACAAACAGGAGCGTTATGCTCAGGTTGACGTGATCAAGTCTGAAACCATCGCGACGCTGGTTGCTGAAGACGAAGCGCTGGACGCTAACGAACTCGGTGAAATCCTGCACGCTATCGAGAAAAACGTTGTTCGTAGCCGCGTACTGGCAGGCGAGCCGCGTATCGATGGCCGCGAAAAAGACATGATCCGTGGTCTGGACGTTCGTACTGGCGTACTGCCACGTACACACGGTTCCGCACTGTTCACCCGTGGCGAAACTCAGGCGCTGGTTACCGCAACGCTGGGTACCGCACGTGACGCACAGATCATCGACGAACTGATGGGCGAGCGCACTGACAGCTTCCTGTTCCACTATAACTTCCCTCCGTATTCCGTAGGTGAAACCGGTATGGTGGGTTCACCGAAGCGTCGTGAAATTGGTCACGGTCGTCTGGCGAAGCGCGGCGTGCTGGCTGTGATGCCAGAAGCTGATAAATTCCCGTACACCGTTCGTGTGGTGTCTGAAATCACCGAATCCAACGGTTCTTCTTCAATGGCTTCCGTGTGTGGCGCATCTCTGGCGCTGATGGATGCAGGCGTGCCAATCAAAGCCGCTGTTGCGGGTATCGCAATGGGTCTGGTGAAAGAAGGCGACAACTTTGTTGTTCTGTCTGACATTCTGGGCGACGAAGACCACCTGGGCGATATGGACTTCAAAGTAGCGGGTTCCCGCGACGGTATCTCTGCGCTGCAGATGGATATCAAAATTGAAGGTATCACCAAAGAGATCATGCAGGTTGCTCTGAACCAGGCTAAAGGTGCGCGTCTGCACATCCTGGGTGTGATGGAACAGGCGATTAACGCGCCACGCGGCGACATTTCTCAGTTCGCTCCGCGTATCCACACCATCAAGATCAATCCAGACAAGATCAAAGATGTTATCGGTAAGGGCGGTTCCGTTATTCGTGCTCTGACCGAAGAGACTGGCACCACCATCGAAATCGAAGATGACGGTACTGTGAAGATCGCAGCAACCGACGGCGAGAAAGCGAAATTTGCTATTCGTCGCATCGAAGAAATTACTGCAGAAATCGAAGTGGGCCGCATCTACAATGGTAAAGTGACCCGTATCGTTGACTTTGGCGCATTCGTTGCCATCGGTGGCGGTAAAGAAGGTCTGGTACACATCTCTCAGATCGCTGACAAGCGCGTTGAGAAAGTGACCGATTACCTGCAGATGGGTCAGGAAGTACCGGTTAAGGTTCTGGAAGTTGACCGTCAGGGCCGTATCCGTCTGAGCATTAAAGAAGCAACCGAGCAGTCTCAGCCAGCTGCTGCGCCAGAAGCACAGGCCGCAGAACAGCAAGGCGAGTAA
- the infB gene encoding translation initiation factor IF-2, which yields MTDVTVKSLAAEIQTSVDRLVQQFADAGIPKSADDSVTANEKQTLLAHLNREHGSTPDKLTLQRKTRSTLNIPGTGGKSKSVQIEVRKTRTFVKRDPQEAERLAAEEQAQREAEEQAQREAEATAKREAELKAEREAAEKAKRDTSDKVKREAAEKDKVSNQQTDEMTKTAQAEKARRENEAAELKRKAEEEARRKLEEEARRVAEEARRMAEENEKNGVDTAEQSEDTSDYHVTTSQHARQAEDDNDREVEGGRGRGRNAKAARPAKKGNKHAESKADREEARAAVRGGKGGKQRKGSSLQQSFQKPVQAVNRDVVIGETITVGDLANKMAVKGSQVIKAMMKLGAMATINQVIDQETAQLVAEEMGHKVILRRENELEEAVMSDRDTGAAAEPRAPVVTIMGHVDHGKTSLLDYIRSTKVASGEAGGITQHIGAYHVETDNGMITFLDTPGHAAFTSMRARGAQATDIVVLVVAADDGVMPQTIEAIQHAKAAGVPVVVAVNKIDKPEADPDRVKNELSQYGILPEEWGGESQFVHVSAKAGTGIDDLLDAILLQAEVLELKAIRNGMASGAVIESFLDKGRGPVATVLVREGTLHKGDIVLCGFEYGRVRAMRNELGQEVLEAGPSIPVEILGLSGVPAAGDEVTVVRDEKKAREVALYRQGKFREVKLARQQKSKLENMFANMAEGEVHEVNIVLKADVQGSVEAISDSLLKLSTDEVKVKIIGSGVGGITETDATLAAASNAILVGFNVRADASARRVIESESLDLRYYSVIYNLIDEVKAAMSGMLSPELKQQIIGLAEVRDVFKSPKFGAIAGCMVTEGTIKRHNPIRVLRDNVVIYEGELESLRRFKDDVNEVRNGMECGIGVKNYNDVRVGDMIEVFEIIEIQRSID from the coding sequence ATGACTGATGTAACTGTAAAATCGCTGGCTGCCGAGATTCAGACCTCCGTGGACCGCCTGGTACAGCAATTTGCTGATGCAGGGATCCCGAAGTCCGCTGATGATTCGGTGACGGCGAACGAAAAACAAACCTTGTTAGCGCACCTGAACCGTGAACACGGCTCTACGCCTGACAAGCTGACGCTGCAGCGCAAAACGCGCAGCACGTTGAATATCCCTGGTACCGGTGGTAAAAGCAAATCGGTACAAATTGAAGTCCGCAAGACGCGCACCTTTGTAAAACGTGATCCGCAAGAGGCAGAACGCCTTGCCGCGGAAGAGCAGGCACAGCGTGAAGCGGAAGAACAAGCTCAGCGTGAGGCGGAAGCAACTGCCAAACGTGAGGCAGAATTAAAAGCTGAACGTGAGGCCGCAGAAAAAGCGAAACGCGACACCAGTGATAAAGTGAAGCGTGAAGCTGCGGAAAAAGACAAAGTGAGCAATCAACAGACAGACGAAATGACCAAAACCGCCCAGGCTGAAAAAGCCCGTCGTGAAAATGAAGCTGCTGAGCTGAAGCGTAAAGCGGAAGAAGAAGCACGTCGCAAGCTCGAAGAAGAAGCTCGCCGTGTGGCTGAAGAAGCACGCCGTATGGCAGAAGAAAACGAGAAGAACGGTGTTGATACCGCTGAGCAGTCTGAAGACACCAGCGATTACCACGTAACCACTTCTCAGCACGCGCGTCAGGCTGAAGATGACAACGACCGTGAAGTTGAAGGCGGCCGTGGCCGTGGTCGCAACGCGAAAGCAGCGCGTCCGGCGAAGAAAGGCAACAAACACGCCGAGTCTAAAGCTGACCGTGAAGAAGCTCGCGCAGCTGTTCGTGGCGGTAAAGGCGGCAAACAGCGTAAAGGTTCTTCTCTGCAACAGAGCTTCCAGAAGCCTGTTCAGGCGGTTAACCGTGACGTTGTGATTGGCGAAACCATCACCGTTGGCGATCTGGCGAACAAGATGGCGGTTAAAGGCTCTCAGGTCATCAAAGCGATGATGAAACTGGGCGCAATGGCGACCATCAACCAGGTTATCGACCAGGAAACCGCACAGCTGGTTGCCGAAGAGATGGGCCACAAAGTTATCCTGCGTCGTGAAAACGAGCTGGAAGAAGCAGTAATGAGCGACCGTGATACAGGTGCTGCGGCTGAACCGCGTGCACCGGTCGTGACCATCATGGGTCACGTTGACCACGGTAAAACCTCTCTGCTTGACTACATTCGTTCTACGAAAGTGGCTTCCGGTGAAGCGGGTGGTATTACCCAGCACATCGGTGCATACCACGTAGAAACCGATAACGGCATGATCACCTTCCTGGATACCCCAGGCCACGCCGCATTTACCTCAATGCGTGCTCGTGGTGCTCAGGCGACCGATATCGTGGTTCTGGTTGTTGCTGCCGACGATGGCGTAATGCCTCAGACCATCGAAGCTATCCAGCACGCGAAAGCGGCGGGTGTGCCGGTTGTGGTTGCAGTGAACAAGATCGATAAACCAGAAGCGGATCCAGATCGCGTTAAAAACGAGCTGTCCCAGTACGGCATCCTGCCAGAAGAGTGGGGCGGTGAAAGCCAGTTCGTACACGTGTCTGCGAAAGCAGGTACCGGTATTGATGACCTGCTGGACGCAATCCTGCTGCAGGCTGAAGTGCTGGAGCTGAAAGCGATTCGTAACGGTATGGCGAGCGGTGCGGTTATCGAGTCCTTCCTGGATAAAGGCCGTGGCCCGGTTGCAACCGTTCTGGTTCGCGAAGGTACGCTGCATAAAGGCGATATCGTACTGTGTGGCTTTGAATACGGCCGTGTTCGTGCAATGCGTAACGAACTGGGTCAGGAAGTACTGGAAGCTGGCCCGTCCATTCCAGTGGAAATCCTGGGTCTGTCCGGTGTTCCGGCTGCCGGGGACGAAGTGACCGTTGTACGTGACGAGAAGAAAGCGCGTGAAGTTGCACTGTACCGTCAGGGTAAATTCCGTGAAGTTAAACTGGCTCGTCAGCAGAAATCTAAACTCGAGAACATGTTCGCGAACATGGCTGAAGGCGAAGTTCACGAAGTGAACATCGTTCTGAAAGCAGACGTTCAGGGTTCTGTGGAAGCGATTTCCGACTCCTTGCTGAAACTGTCTACTGACGAAGTTAAAGTGAAGATCATCGGTTCTGGTGTAGGTGGTATCACCGAAACCGACGCGACCCTGGCTGCAGCGTCCAACGCTATCCTGGTTGGCTTCAACGTGCGTGCTGATGCATCTGCTCGCCGCGTGATTGAATCAGAAAGCCTGGATCTGCGTTACTACTCCGTCATCTATAACCTGATCGACGAAGTGAAAGCAGCGATGAGCGGTATGCTGTCTCCGGAACTGAAACAGCAGATCATCGGTCTGGCTGAAGTTCGTGACGTGTTCAAATCACCGAAATTCGGTGCGATCGCGGGCTGTATGGTTACCGAAGGTACCATCAAACGTCACAACCCAATCCGCGTACTGCGTGACAACGTGGTTATCTACGAAGGCGAGCTGGAATCCCTGCGCCGCTTCAAAGATGACGTTAACGAAGTCCGTAACGGTATGGAATGTGGTATCGGCGTGAAGAACTACAACGACGTTCGCGTTGGCGATATGATCGAAGTGTTCGAAATCATCGAGATCCAACGTAGCATCGACTAA
- the rimP gene encoding ribosome maturation factor RimP translates to MSTLEQKLTEMITAPVEALGYELVGIEFVRGRTSTLRIYIDSEDGINVDDCADVSHQVSAVLDVEDPITVAYNLEVSSPGLDRPMFTAEHYVRFTGEEVALVLRMAVQNRRKWQGIIKAVDGEMITVAVEGKDEVFALSNIQKANLVPHF, encoded by the coding sequence TTGTCCACATTAGAGCAAAAATTAACAGAGATGATTACTGCACCGGTCGAAGCACTGGGCTACGAACTGGTCGGCATCGAATTCGTTCGCGGCCGTACATCGACGCTGCGCATCTATATTGATAGTGAAGATGGCATCAATGTTGATGATTGTGCTGATGTTAGCCACCAGGTGAGCGCGGTTCTTGATGTTGAAGACCCAATTACCGTTGCGTACAACCTGGAAGTTTCCTCACCTGGCCTCGATCGTCCGATGTTCACGGCCGAGCACTATGTGCGCTTTACCGGTGAAGAAGTGGCTCTCGTTCTGCGTATGGCCGTACAGAACCGCCGTAAATGGCAGGGAATTATCAAAGCCGTTGATGGTGAAATGATCACGGTGGCAGTCGAAGGCAAAGATGAAGTGTTCGCGCTGAGTAATATCCAGAAGGCGAACCTGGTTCCCCACTTTTAA
- the truB gene encoding tRNA pseudouridine synthase B translates to MSRPRRRGRDVHGVLLLDKPQGASSNDVLQKVKRIFNANRAGHTGALDPLATGMLPICLGEATKFSQYLLDSDKRYRVIAKLGQRTDTSDADGQVVEERPVTFSAEQLDAALESFRGDTLQVPSMYSALKYQGKKLYEYARQGIEVPREARPITVYELLFIRHEGDELELEVHCSKGTYIRTIIDDLGEKLGCGAHVIYLRRLAVSKYPVERMVTLEHLRALAEQAEEQGISPADLLDPLLMPMDSPAADFPIVNLPLTSSVYFKNGNPVRTTDAPQDGLVRVTEGDDGKFIGMGEMDGEGRVAPRRLVVEYPVEG, encoded by the coding sequence ATGAGTCGTCCTCGTCGTCGTGGTCGCGACGTGCATGGTGTGCTGTTGCTGGATAAACCCCAGGGCGCATCCAGCAACGACGTGCTGCAAAAAGTTAAGCGTATTTTTAACGCCAACCGCGCGGGCCATACTGGTGCGCTGGATCCGCTGGCAACCGGTATGCTGCCGATCTGCCTGGGGGAAGCGACAAAGTTTTCCCAGTATCTGCTGGATTCCGACAAGCGTTATCGGGTGATCGCAAAACTCGGTCAGCGTACTGATACCTCTGATGCCGATGGTCAGGTAGTTGAAGAGCGCCCGGTCACTTTTAGCGCTGAGCAGCTGGATGCCGCGCTGGAGAGTTTCCGTGGCGACACGCTGCAGGTGCCGTCAATGTATTCGGCACTGAAGTATCAGGGTAAAAAACTCTACGAATATGCGCGCCAGGGCATTGAGGTTCCGCGTGAAGCCCGCCCGATTACCGTGTATGAACTGCTCTTTATTCGCCACGAAGGTGATGAACTGGAGCTGGAAGTCCACTGTTCGAAAGGCACCTATATTCGTACCATCATCGATGACCTGGGCGAGAAGCTGGGCTGCGGTGCGCATGTTATTTACCTGCGTCGTCTGGCCGTCAGTAAATACCCGGTTGAGCGAATGGTGACCCTTGAACACCTTCGCGCGCTGGCTGAACAGGCTGAAGAGCAGGGGATCTCCCCGGCTGATTTGCTTGACCCACTGCTGATGCCGATGGACAGTCCGGCAGCAGACTTCCCGATCGTTAATCTTCCTTTAACATCGTCCGTTTACTTTAAAAACGGAAACCCGGTTCGCACAACGGATGCGCCGCAGGACGGTCTGGTACGCGTGACTGAAGGTGATGACGGTAAGTTTATCGGCATGGGTGAAATGGATGGCGAAGGGCGCGTTGCGCCGCGTCGTCTGGTGGTGGAATATCCGGTCGAAGGCTAA
- a CDS encoding lipoprotein NlpI produces MKPFLRWCFVATALTLAGCSNSAWRKSEVLAVPLQPTLQQEVILARMEQILASRALTDDERAQLLYERGVLYDSLGLRALARNDFSQALAIRPDMPEVFNYLGIYLTQAGNFDAAYEAFDSVLELDPTYNYAHLNRGIALYYGGRDKLAQDDLLAFYHDDPNDPFRSLWLYIVERKLDEKQAKEALKQRFDKSDKEQWGWNIVEFYLGNISEATLMERLKADATDNTSLAEHLSETNFYLGKYYLSLGDKDSATALFKLAVANNVHNFVEHRYALLELSLLGQEHDDLAESDQQ; encoded by the coding sequence ATGAAGCCTTTTTTGCGCTGGTGTTTCGTTGCGACAGCTTTAACGCTGGCAGGATGCAGCAACTCTGCCTGGCGTAAGAGCGAAGTCCTCGCAGTGCCATTGCAACCGACTTTGCAGCAGGAAGTGATTCTGGCACGCATGGAACAAATTCTTGCCAGTCGGGCTTTAACCGATGACGAACGCGCACAGCTTTTATATGAGCGCGGAGTGTTGTATGATAGTCTCGGTCTGAGGGCATTAGCGCGGAATGATTTCTCACAAGCGCTGGCTATCCGACCTGATATGCCTGAAGTATTCAACTACTTAGGCATTTATTTAACGCAGGCAGGCAATTTTGATGCTGCCTATGAAGCGTTTGATTCTGTACTTGAGCTTGATCCAACTTACAACTACGCGCACTTGAATCGCGGTATCGCATTGTATTACGGCGGTCGTGATAAGTTAGCGCAAGATGATCTGCTGGCGTTTTATCATGACGATCCTAATGATCCTTTCCGTAGCCTGTGGCTTTACATCGTTGAGCGAAAGCTTGATGAGAAGCAGGCCAAAGAAGCACTGAAACAGCGCTTCGATAAATCGGACAAGGAACAATGGGGATGGAACATTGTCGAGTTCTACCTGGGCAACATTAGCGAAGCAACGCTGATGGAACGCCTCAAGGCGGACGCAACGGATAACACCTCGCTCGCTGAGCATCTCAGTGAAACCAACTTCTATTTAGGTAAGTACTACCTAAGTCTGGGGGATAAGGACAGCGCTACGGCACTGTTCAAATTAGCGGTTGCTAACAACGTACACAACTTCGTTGAGCACCGTTATGCATTGT
- the nusA gene encoding transcription termination/antitermination protein NusA encodes MNKEILAVVEAVSNEKSLPREKIFEALESALATATKKKYEQEIDVRVEIDRKSGDFDTFRRWVIVEEVTQPTKEITLEAARFEDESLNVGEYVEDQIESVTFDRITTQTAKQVIVQKVREAERALVVDQFRDQEGEIITGVVKKVNRDNISLEIKSEGMPGNAEAVILREDMLPRENFRPGDRIRGVLYAVRPEARGAQLFVTRSKPEMLVELFRIEVPEIGEEVIEIKAAARDPGSRAKIAVKTNDKRIDPVGACVGMRGARVQAVSTELGGERIDIVLWDDNPAQFVINAMAPADVASIVVDEDKHTMDIAVEAGNLAQAIGRNGQNVRLASQLSGWELNVMTVDDLQAKHQAEAHAAIDTFTKYLDIDEDFATVLVEEGFSTLEELAYVPMKELLEIDGLDEPTVEALRERAKNALTTLALAQEESLGDKKPADDLLNLEGLDRAIAFKLAARGVCTLEDLAEQGVDDLADIEGLTDEKAGELIMAARNICWFGDEA; translated from the coding sequence ATGAACAAAGAAATTTTGGCTGTTGTTGAAGCCGTCTCCAACGAGAAATCACTGCCGCGTGAAAAGATTTTCGAAGCGCTGGAAAGTGCACTGGCTACAGCAACCAAGAAAAAATACGAACAAGAGATCGATGTTCGCGTAGAAATCGATCGTAAAAGCGGTGACTTCGATACATTCCGTCGTTGGGTAATTGTTGAAGAAGTGACCCAGCCGACTAAAGAGATCACGCTGGAAGCGGCACGTTTTGAAGACGAAAGCCTGAACGTGGGCGAGTACGTTGAAGACCAGATTGAATCTGTGACCTTCGACCGTATCACTACCCAGACCGCAAAACAGGTTATCGTGCAGAAAGTTCGCGAAGCCGAGCGCGCGCTGGTTGTTGACCAGTTCCGCGATCAGGAAGGCGAGATCATTACTGGCGTGGTGAAGAAAGTTAACCGCGACAACATCTCTCTGGAGATCAAATCCGAAGGGATGCCGGGTAATGCTGAAGCCGTGATCCTGCGTGAAGACATGCTGCCGCGTGAAAACTTCCGTCCAGGCGACCGTATCCGTGGTGTTCTGTACGCTGTGCGTCCAGAAGCGCGTGGTGCTCAGCTGTTCGTGACCCGTTCTAAACCAGAAATGCTGGTTGAACTGTTCCGTATCGAAGTACCGGAAATTGGCGAAGAAGTTATCGAAATCAAAGCCGCTGCTCGTGATCCGGGCTCCCGCGCGAAAATCGCAGTAAAAACCAACGACAAGCGTATCGACCCGGTCGGTGCTTGCGTCGGTATGCGCGGTGCGCGTGTTCAGGCGGTTTCGACCGAGCTGGGTGGCGAACGTATCGATATCGTTCTGTGGGATGATAACCCGGCACAGTTCGTGATCAACGCAATGGCTCCGGCGGATGTGGCATCTATCGTTGTTGACGAAGACAAACATACGATGGATATCGCGGTTGAAGCGGGCAACCTGGCGCAGGCAATCGGCCGTAACGGTCAGAACGTACGTCTGGCGTCACAGCTGAGCGGTTGGGAACTCAACGTGATGACCGTTGATGACCTGCAGGCTAAGCATCAGGCTGAAGCCCATGCGGCGATTGATACCTTCACCAAATATCTGGACATTGACGAAGATTTCGCCACCGTTCTGGTTGAAGAAGGTTTCTCAACGCTTGAAGAACTGGCCTATGTGCCAATGAAAGAGCTGCTGGAAATTGACGGTCTGGATGAACCAACCGTTGAAGCCCTGCGTGAACGCGCTAAAAACGCACTGACCACCCTGGCACTGGCTCAGGAAGAAAGCCTTGGCGATAAGAAGCCGGCTGATGACCTGCTGAATCTGGAAGGTCTTGATCGTGCGATTGCGTTCAAGCTGGCTGCCCGTGGTGTTTGTACGCTGGAAGATCTCGCTGAGCAAGGCGTTGATGACCTGGCTGATATCGAAGGTTTAACCGACGAGAAAGCCGGCGAGCTCATCATGGCCGCACGTAATATTTGCTGGTTCGGCGACGAAGCGTAA
- the rbfA gene encoding ribosome-binding factor A yields the protein MAKEFGRPQRVAQEMQKEIALILQREIKDPRVGMMTTVSGVEMSRDLAYAKVFVTFLNDQDEAAVKNGIKALQEASGFIRSLLGKAMRLRIVPELTFFYDNSLVEGMRMSNLVTSVVKHDDERRVNPTDDSKED from the coding sequence ATGGCGAAAGAATTTGGTCGCCCACAGCGCGTAGCGCAGGAGATGCAGAAAGAGATCGCTCTCATCCTGCAACGCGAAATTAAAGATCCACGCGTGGGCATGATGACCACCGTGTCTGGCGTTGAAATGTCCCGTGACCTGGCGTATGCCAAAGTGTTCGTGACCTTCCTGAACGACCAGGACGAAGCTGCTGTGAAAAATGGCATTAAAGCGCTGCAGGAAGCATCTGGCTTCATCCGCTCTCTGCTCGGTAAAGCAATGCGCCTGCGTATCGTGCCTGAGCTGACCTTCTTCTACGACAACTCGCTGGTCGAAGGTATGCGTATGTCCAACCTGGTGACCAGCGTGGTGAAACACGACGACGAGCGTCGTGTTAACCCGACGGACGACAGCAAGGAGGACTGA